Proteins encoded by one window of Kribbella italica:
- a CDS encoding lysine N(6)-hydroxylase/L-ornithine N(5)-oxygenase family protein produces the protein MTSDPYDVIAIGAGPFNLGLAALADGLDLRVAVLDSRPEFTWHRGLMFDDAMLQVSFLADLVSLVEPAHRLSFLSYLRDSDRLYQFYVREQFHPTRREYESYLRWCAAQLDSLHFGREVTSVEWSGSVFKVVAGGEVFEARHLVLGVGTEPAVPAALADLPAERLLHSADYLYRRDELLRAGRVTVVGSGQSGAECALDLLRADGPAVSWLTRTASFAPLDYSKLVLEMTTPSYVDYFHALDEPVRDRLVKEQWRHYKGISSETLDQIHDLLYSRERSAELQCGVAVTAAVEGPDGVELTLRHTDSGRTFQHVCDVVVAATGYRNRALEFLGDSVESLVQRDAAGRWVINRDHSVGGLAKLFVSNADLHSHGVAAPDLGIGAVRNATILNAVAGREVFRLQKSTAFTSFAQPA, from the coding sequence ATGACATCGGATCCGTACGACGTGATCGCGATCGGCGCCGGCCCGTTCAACCTCGGGCTGGCCGCGCTGGCCGACGGGCTGGACCTGCGGGTCGCCGTGCTGGACAGCCGGCCGGAGTTCACCTGGCACCGGGGGCTGATGTTCGACGATGCGATGCTGCAGGTCTCGTTCCTGGCCGACCTGGTCAGCCTGGTCGAGCCGGCGCACCGGCTGTCGTTCCTGTCGTACCTGCGGGACAGCGACCGGCTGTACCAGTTCTACGTGCGGGAGCAGTTCCACCCGACCCGGCGTGAGTACGAGTCCTACCTGCGGTGGTGCGCGGCGCAGCTGGACTCGTTGCACTTTGGGCGCGAGGTGACCTCGGTGGAGTGGTCCGGGTCGGTCTTCAAGGTGGTGGCGGGTGGTGAGGTCTTCGAGGCTCGGCACCTGGTGCTTGGAGTCGGCACTGAGCCCGCCGTACCGGCTGCACTCGCTGACCTGCCTGCTGAGCGGCTGCTGCACTCGGCCGACTACCTGTACCGGCGGGACGAGCTGCTGCGGGCTGGGCGGGTGACAGTCGTCGGGTCCGGGCAGTCCGGGGCGGAATGCGCGCTGGACCTGCTGCGGGCCGACGGACCGGCTGTCAGCTGGCTGACCCGTACGGCGTCGTTTGCGCCGCTGGACTACTCGAAGCTGGTGCTGGAGATGACCACACCGTCGTACGTGGATTACTTCCACGCGCTGGACGAGCCGGTGCGGGACCGGCTGGTCAAGGAGCAATGGCGGCACTACAAGGGGATCTCCTCCGAGACACTGGACCAGATCCACGACCTGCTGTACTCACGCGAGCGGTCTGCTGAGCTGCAGTGTGGTGTGGCGGTCACTGCTGCTGTTGAGGGGCCTGACGGGGTTGAGCTGACGCTGCGGCATACGGACAGCGGTCGGACCTTCCAGCACGTGTGTGACGTGGTTGTCGCCGCTACTGGTTACCGGAACCGGGCGCTGGAGTTTTTAGGGGACTCGGTCGAGTCGCTGGTGCAGCGGGATGCTGCGGGCCGGTGGGTGATCAACCGGGACCACAGTGTCGGCGGTCTGGCCAAGCTGTTCGTCTCGAACGCCGACCTGCACAGCCACGGCGTCGCGGCGCCGGACCTCGGCATCGGGGCGGTCCGCAACGCGACGATCCTGAACGCGGTCGCCGGGCGCGAGGTGTTCCGGCTGCAGAAGTCCACCGCCTTCACCAGCTTCGCCCAGCCCGCATGA
- a CDS encoding IucA/IucC family protein, with protein sequence MSWERCSSELLAKLISQFCSEALLTPVDGRLELGSVAYTFEYTEGAFATYRVTPGSVQRTTAGILGNDESEPAIDPLQFLLDAGGVLGLDGPTLAGYTAELSSTLAADVRMASTAVGSEELADLHHTRLEGHLTGHPILVANKGRLGFSASDSELYAPEARTPLRLVWLAVRRGLAEFRGTPDLSEHAVVGRELGPEVLEAFRGSLVDPDSYVWFPVHPWQLDHVVRTQWSRELATGEIVVLGESADDYLPTQSIRTMVNVSSPLRYQVKLPLKILNTSVYRGIPTHCTLAAPMVTQWLRGLWYRDEVLQSLGAELLGEVASVTVRHPQLNTAPGVPYQWTETLGCIWRDPLDPRLRPNETAWPLAAVLHVDAAGEPLVATYIKRSGVTPEVWISHLLTTVLRPLLHLLHRYGITVNPHGENLAIICDPSGLPSRLVVKDLVDDVNISTTPIPARGLEPDSHDRVLPRKPWNVLRQYLVDALFLGVLNPLSTLVPEVDLWGLVRGELDLYATQNPQLAYRISATALTGETFTRYPLNGYRLTLGYTDLDTRPPIPTTGELPNPLHATVALPPQR encoded by the coding sequence ATGAGCTGGGAGCGCTGCTCGTCGGAGCTACTGGCGAAGCTGATCTCGCAGTTCTGCAGTGAGGCCTTGCTGACGCCCGTGGACGGCCGGCTGGAGCTGGGCTCGGTGGCCTACACCTTCGAGTACACCGAGGGCGCCTTCGCGACGTACCGGGTGACGCCGGGGTCCGTGCAGCGGACCACCGCCGGCATCCTCGGCAACGACGAGAGCGAACCGGCCATCGACCCGCTGCAGTTCCTGCTGGACGCAGGCGGCGTACTGGGGCTGGACGGGCCGACGCTGGCGGGCTACACGGCTGAGCTGTCCAGCACGCTCGCTGCCGACGTGCGGATGGCCTCCACTGCTGTGGGGAGTGAGGAGCTCGCTGACCTCCACCACACCCGGCTGGAAGGGCATCTGACCGGCCACCCCATCCTGGTCGCCAACAAGGGCCGCCTGGGCTTCTCCGCCTCCGACAGCGAGCTGTACGCACCAGAGGCCCGTACGCCGCTCCGGCTGGTGTGGCTGGCGGTGCGGCGAGGCCTGGCCGAGTTCCGGGGGACTCCTGACCTGTCGGAGCACGCGGTGGTCGGCCGTGAGCTGGGGCCTGAGGTTCTGGAGGCCTTTCGGGGCTCGTTGGTCGACCCGGACTCGTACGTCTGGTTCCCAGTCCACCCGTGGCAGCTCGACCACGTCGTCCGAACCCAGTGGTCCCGCGAACTCGCCACCGGCGAGATCGTCGTCCTGGGGGAGTCTGCTGACGACTATCTCCCTACCCAGTCCATCCGGACGATGGTCAACGTCTCGTCGCCCCTGCGCTACCAGGTCAAGCTGCCCCTGAAGATCCTCAACACCTCCGTCTACCGAGGCATCCCGACCCACTGCACGCTGGCCGCCCCGATGGTCACCCAGTGGCTCCGCGGCCTCTGGTACCGCGATGAGGTCCTGCAGTCCCTCGGCGCCGAACTCCTCGGCGAGGTCGCCTCCGTCACCGTCCGCCATCCCCAGCTCAACACGGCCCCCGGCGTCCCGTACCAATGGACCGAAACCCTCGGCTGCATCTGGCGAGACCCCTTGGACCCTCGCCTGCGTCCCAACGAAACCGCCTGGCCCTTGGCCGCCGTCCTCCACGTCGATGCCGCCGGCGAGCCCCTCGTAGCGACGTACATCAAACGCTCCGGCGTCACCCCCGAGGTCTGGATCAGCCATCTCCTCACCACCGTCCTCAGACCCCTGCTCCACCTCCTCCACCGCTACGGCATCACGGTCAACCCCCACGGCGAAAACCTCGCCATCATCTGCGACCCGTCCGGCCTGCCGTCCCGCCTGGTCGTGAAGGACCTCGTCGACGACGTCAACATCTCCACCACCCCCATCCCCGCCCGAGGCCTGGAACCCGACTCCCACGACCGAGTCCTTCCCCGCAAACCGTGGAACGTCCTCCGCCAGTACCTGGTCGACGCCCTCTTCCTGGGCGTCCTCAACCCGCTGTCCACCCTCGTCCCCGAGGTAGACCTCTGGGGCTTGGTCAGAGGCGAACTGGACCTGTACGCCACCCAGAACCCTCAGCTCGCATACCGGATTTCTGCCACAGCGCTGACCGGAGAAACGTTCACCCGGTACCCGCTGAACGGCTACCGCCTGACCCTCGGCTACACCGACCTGGACACCCGGCCCCCGATCCCGACAACGGGTGAGTTGCCCAATCCGCTCCATGCGACCGTCGCGCTACCACCGCAGCGTTGA
- a CDS encoding PfkB family carbohydrate kinase encodes MERNDRITHQEVLEILKSLRKGRGIPPDNVPASKITLAAGLSRLYAFRRFERIGNPDDMFPAIRRLIVQCTASLPDPTQRLVLWIVLALDDQLPKNLSQRDRTELTESTLDKRRAALVERWSHLHEALSKGNAELRPEGNRQKPPTARHLRRSGELTALAVLAKALLEAPGNGTAPSVRAGPPAQSIGKVVVVGSVAMDLTFRVHDFPPHETSTEASSFKVTPGGKGFMQAIAAARLGLNTALLATIADDEYQDLIIGQLQAARVDTSLIRIANKADNEYLEGEDNWSGTSFTGIFELPLGDSTAVNFRGHARITSQDINAASARIASCDALLVTFEIPTRIMQELLTMVAGLPPDRPQVIVTPGQPYVEGNKLARRVLTHVDYLVGRRWEFEQIFSKEHPTLPGDSLYKHLLSQGVKNVCVMNDHGSSVYRDMADVITENPPHHLYTMANSAISRDAFCAAIAHRLIEDPTGIGDSPGLAEAVRWATAAMAQAGSEFSKAVEAKDETPAFNSLPNRDDVNRRLETVNRVAKSPELAAENQRDDSRRPN; translated from the coding sequence GTGGAACGGAACGACCGAATAACCCACCAGGAAGTACTTGAGATCCTCAAGAGCCTTCGTAAGGGTCGCGGCATCCCACCCGACAACGTCCCGGCATCGAAGATTACGCTCGCGGCAGGGCTTTCAAGACTCTACGCTTTCAGACGGTTCGAGCGTATTGGAAACCCCGATGACATGTTCCCCGCAATTCGCCGACTGATCGTTCAGTGCACCGCGAGCCTGCCGGATCCCACTCAACGGCTGGTGCTCTGGATCGTCCTGGCACTTGATGACCAGCTGCCCAAGAACCTGAGCCAGAGAGACAGGACAGAACTCACCGAATCAACTTTGGACAAACGTCGGGCAGCGCTGGTTGAGCGATGGTCACACCTCCACGAAGCTCTGTCCAAAGGCAATGCAGAGCTCCGCCCCGAAGGCAATCGGCAGAAACCTCCCACAGCGCGGCACCTTCGCCGGAGCGGTGAACTGACAGCTCTGGCTGTCCTGGCGAAGGCGCTCCTGGAGGCCCCAGGCAACGGCACCGCACCGTCAGTCCGCGCTGGCCCTCCAGCACAGAGCATCGGAAAAGTAGTCGTGGTCGGCAGCGTGGCGATGGACCTGACGTTCAGAGTGCACGACTTCCCACCTCACGAAACCTCCACGGAGGCCTCGAGCTTCAAGGTCACTCCTGGCGGGAAAGGTTTTATGCAGGCGATCGCCGCCGCGCGACTTGGCCTTAATACAGCACTACTGGCAACCATCGCTGACGACGAGTATCAAGACTTGATTATCGGACAACTCCAGGCCGCACGAGTTGATACATCTCTGATAAGAATTGCCAACAAGGCCGACAATGAATATCTCGAAGGCGAAGACAACTGGAGCGGAACGAGCTTCACGGGAATCTTCGAGCTACCACTCGGCGACAGCACGGCGGTGAATTTCCGTGGCCATGCAAGAATTACCTCACAGGACATCAACGCCGCATCCGCACGGATCGCCTCGTGCGATGCCTTGCTGGTGACCTTCGAGATTCCAACCAGGATCATGCAAGAGTTGCTGACCATGGTGGCAGGACTTCCCCCTGATCGACCTCAGGTGATCGTCACCCCGGGACAGCCATATGTCGAAGGGAACAAACTCGCCCGCCGTGTTCTCACACATGTGGACTATCTAGTCGGGCGCCGTTGGGAGTTCGAGCAGATCTTCTCGAAGGAACACCCCACGCTGCCCGGCGACAGCCTCTACAAGCACCTGTTGAGTCAGGGCGTGAAGAACGTCTGCGTGATGAACGATCACGGTTCATCGGTGTACCGGGACATGGCGGACGTAATCACGGAGAACCCACCTCACCACCTCTACACGATGGCAAACTCCGCCATCTCGCGCGACGCGTTCTGTGCCGCCATCGCCCATCGCCTCATCGAGGATCCAACAGGAATCGGCGACTCTCCCGGACTCGCAGAGGCGGTTCGATGGGCCACAGCTGCGATGGCTCAGGCAGGCTCCGAGTTCTCGAAGGCTGTCGAGGCGAAGGACGAGACGCCAGCCTTCAACTCTTTACCAAACCGTGACGATGTCAATCGCCGGCTCGAGACCGTCAACCGGGTAGCCAAAAGCCCTGAACTGGCCGCGGAGAACCAACGGGACGACAGTCGCCGGCCGAACTAG
- a CDS encoding PfkB family carbohydrate kinase: MANRDDPDSSDAVVLTHALRALRMRAGVVLARLEDTKNEDVASLLNLPVVRAHAERQEIGRPDAALQIIAQAVRDTGNATHRIVADAVLGLGVLADVYAQHGLDDKVIQSLRAGAVGRRRATLLANWRRLHEAMGETATEPPSDRTLRGSTEPEVLRQLARRLIQPGPVSPTAGPLSSATDPDPPPSAPAGRVIVVGGAVMDAIFRTKMIPQHETSVPAHDFTLTPGGKGVTQAIAAARLGLKVSMVAAVAAVADDPFGHEIVQHLRAENVDTSLLKIVRGARTPMTGVFELDLGDSIAAVWRNEKEISLTVRDVDLLGRQIADCDALLLTFEVPRETVQRTLGLAHSNETTRPIVIVTPGQPHPDGRISRPALGQIDYLVAHAWELARYRPTDQDRFDADRLGEHLLDGGVGTLCLLGNGGGLIYSRTAPTIDRLPTVSRSPFKEVSITRDAFCAALAAKLIDDGPTLTPAAARWVTAAMACAAEDFPLATTMPDRDRINRKLREAQNF, translated from the coding sequence ATGGCCAACCGCGATGATCCGGACTCATCCGACGCCGTCGTACTGACGCATGCGCTGAGAGCGCTCCGGATGCGGGCCGGCGTGGTTCTGGCCAGGCTCGAGGACACCAAGAACGAGGACGTCGCCTCCCTGCTCAACCTGCCCGTCGTCCGCGCACACGCGGAACGGCAGGAGATCGGCCGGCCGGACGCGGCCCTGCAGATCATCGCCCAGGCAGTCCGAGACACCGGCAACGCGACCCACCGCATCGTCGCCGACGCCGTCCTCGGCCTCGGCGTTCTCGCCGACGTCTACGCGCAGCACGGCCTCGATGACAAGGTGATCCAGTCGTTGCGCGCCGGCGCCGTCGGCCGCCGCCGCGCGACGCTGCTCGCGAACTGGCGCCGCCTCCACGAGGCGATGGGCGAGACCGCCACCGAACCACCCAGCGACCGCACCCTGCGCGGCAGCACCGAACCCGAAGTACTCCGCCAACTGGCGCGCCGCCTGATCCAACCGGGTCCGGTCTCCCCCACCGCCGGCCCGCTGTCCAGCGCGACCGATCCGGACCCGCCGCCGAGCGCCCCCGCGGGCCGCGTGATCGTCGTCGGCGGCGCCGTGATGGACGCGATCTTCCGGACCAAGATGATCCCCCAGCACGAGACCTCCGTCCCCGCGCACGACTTCACCCTCACGCCCGGCGGCAAGGGGGTCACCCAAGCGATCGCCGCCGCCCGCCTCGGTCTGAAGGTGTCGATGGTCGCCGCGGTCGCCGCGGTCGCCGACGATCCGTTCGGTCACGAGATCGTCCAGCACCTGCGCGCCGAGAACGTCGACACGTCGTTGCTCAAGATCGTCCGCGGTGCCCGGACGCCGATGACCGGGGTCTTCGAACTGGACCTGGGCGACAGCATCGCGGCGGTCTGGCGCAACGAGAAGGAGATCAGCCTGACCGTCCGCGACGTCGACCTGCTGGGCCGGCAGATCGCGGACTGCGACGCGCTGCTGCTCACCTTCGAGGTCCCCCGCGAAACCGTCCAGCGCACCCTCGGCCTGGCCCACTCGAACGAGACGACCCGGCCGATCGTCATCGTCACTCCCGGCCAGCCACACCCCGACGGCCGCATCTCCCGCCCGGCCCTCGGCCAGATCGACTACCTCGTCGCGCACGCCTGGGAGCTCGCCCGCTACCGCCCGACCGACCAGGACCGTTTCGACGCCGACCGCCTCGGCGAACACCTGCTGGACGGCGGCGTCGGCACCCTGTGCCTGCTCGGCAACGGCGGCGGCCTGATCTACTCGCGCACCGCCCCGACCATCGACCGTCTCCCCACGGTCTCCCGCTCCCCGTTCAAAGAGGTCTCGATCACCCGCGACGCCTTCTGCGCCGCCCTCGCCGCCAAACTCATCGACGACGGCCCGACCCTCACGCCGGCCGCCGCCCGCTGGGTCACCGCCGCCATGGCCTGCGCCGCCGAGGACTTCCCGCTGGCCACCACGATGCCCGACCGCGACCGCATCAACCGCAAACTCCGCGAGGCCCAGAACTTCTGA
- a CDS encoding class I SAM-dependent methyltransferase, producing MKTEQELARAQQDRWQRAYDENPRLHGSEPSAAARWTVRLFGAAGIDDVLELGAGHGRDALYLARQGFSVHATDFSESALDQLRLDAQRDGLDDRVTAALHDVRDPLPPADATVNAVYANLLLNMAFTRSQLRSLMNEVRRVLRPGGLFVYSVWSTEDPHFGKCPEVGDGLYAKDGFAGRFFDRELIGELADHWELGGADAYDEGPRKLWRVTQAKPA from the coding sequence ATGAAGACTGAGCAGGAGCTCGCGAGGGCTCAGCAGGACAGGTGGCAGCGGGCGTACGACGAGAACCCGCGGCTGCACGGGTCGGAGCCGTCGGCGGCCGCGCGGTGGACGGTTCGGCTGTTCGGTGCCGCGGGCATCGACGACGTGCTGGAACTCGGCGCCGGGCACGGGCGGGACGCGTTGTACCTGGCCCGGCAGGGGTTCAGCGTGCACGCGACGGACTTCAGCGAGTCGGCGCTCGACCAGTTGCGGCTGGACGCTCAGCGCGACGGGCTGGACGATCGGGTGACGGCCGCGTTGCACGACGTACGCGATCCGTTACCGCCCGCTGACGCGACGGTGAACGCGGTGTACGCGAACCTGCTGCTGAACATGGCGTTCACCCGGTCGCAGCTGCGGTCGCTGATGAACGAGGTCCGGCGGGTGCTGCGGCCCGGTGGGCTGTTCGTGTACTCGGTGTGGTCGACCGAGGATCCGCACTTCGGCAAGTGCCCGGAGGTCGGTGACGGCCTGTACGCCAAGGACGGTTTTGCCGGGCGGTTCTTCGATCGGGAGCTGATCGGCGAGCTGGCGGATCACTGGGAGCTTGGTGGAGCCGACGCGTACGACGAGGGGCCGCGCAAGCTCTGGCGAGTCACTCAGGCGAAGCCTGCCTGA
- the rox gene encoding rifampin monooxygenase — protein MIIAGCGPTGAMLAAELRLHDVRVLVLEKDTEPVSFVRIVGLHIRSLEVMAMRGLLERLLPHGRRRPAAGFFAAISKPVPEGLDSAHAYLLGIPQPVVVRLLEEHAIDLSAEVRRGGTVAGIAQDDDGVTVGLPDGERLRARYLVGCDGSRSTVRKLLGVGFPGEPSRTETLMGELEVAAPQEEIAAKVTEVQQTSKSFSLTPFGQGLYRVVVPVVDVSERAEAPTLEDFRHQLRALAGTDFGVHSPRWLSRFGDATRLAERYRVGRVLLAGDAAHIHPPTGGQGLNLGIQDAFNLGWKLAAQIRGWAPETLLDTYEAERRPVAADVLDNTRAQLELSSTEPGPQAVRRLLTELMDLKEVNRHLIEKITAIDLRYDVGEGPDLLGRRLRDLDLRQGRLYDQLHRGRGLLLDRTERLTVGAWSDRVDHLADPTAPLDVPCVLLRPDGHVAWIGDKQQDLDAQLNRWFGQPVA, from the coding sequence GTGATCATCGCCGGCTGCGGGCCGACCGGCGCGATGCTGGCCGCCGAGCTCCGGCTGCACGACGTCCGCGTTCTCGTTCTGGAGAAGGACACCGAACCGGTGTCGTTCGTCCGCATCGTCGGTCTGCACATCCGCAGCCTCGAAGTGATGGCGATGCGCGGGCTGCTGGAGCGCCTGCTCCCCCACGGGAGGCGGCGCCCCGCGGCCGGGTTCTTCGCCGCGATCAGCAAGCCGGTACCCGAGGGCCTCGACTCCGCGCACGCCTACCTGCTGGGCATCCCGCAGCCGGTCGTCGTACGGCTGCTCGAAGAACACGCGATCGATCTGAGCGCGGAAGTTCGGCGCGGCGGCACGGTCGCCGGTATCGCGCAGGACGACGACGGCGTGACCGTCGGGCTGCCGGACGGCGAACGGTTGCGGGCGCGCTACCTCGTCGGCTGTGACGGCAGCCGCAGCACGGTGCGCAAGCTGCTCGGCGTCGGATTCCCCGGCGAGCCGTCGCGGACCGAGACGCTGATGGGCGAGCTGGAAGTCGCGGCGCCGCAAGAGGAGATCGCCGCCAAGGTGACCGAGGTTCAGCAGACCAGCAAGAGCTTCAGTCTCACGCCGTTCGGCCAAGGTCTCTATCGCGTCGTCGTGCCCGTCGTGGACGTCAGCGAACGCGCGGAGGCGCCGACGCTCGAGGACTTCCGGCACCAGTTGCGCGCCCTCGCCGGGACGGATTTCGGCGTGCATTCGCCGCGTTGGTTGTCCCGCTTCGGGGATGCCACCCGGTTGGCCGAACGCTACCGGGTCGGGCGCGTGCTGCTGGCCGGCGACGCGGCCCACATCCATCCACCGACCGGCGGGCAGGGCCTCAACCTGGGGATCCAGGACGCCTTCAACCTCGGCTGGAAGCTGGCCGCACAGATCCGCGGCTGGGCTCCGGAAACCCTGCTGGACACGTACGAGGCCGAGCGCCGTCCGGTCGCTGCGGACGTGCTGGACAACACCCGCGCGCAACTGGAGCTGTCGTCCACCGAGCCGGGTCCGCAGGCCGTACGGCGGCTGCTCACCGAGCTGATGGACCTCAAGGAGGTGAACCGCCACCTGATCGAGAAGATCACCGCGATCGACCTTCGCTACGACGTCGGCGAAGGTCCGGACCTCCTCGGCCGACGCCTGCGCGATCTCGACCTGCGACAGGGCCGCCTCTACGACCAGCTGCACCGAGGCCGCGGCCTCCTGCTGGACCGCACCGAACGCCTGACCGTCGGCGCCTGGTCCGACCGAGTCGACCACCTCGCCGATCCCACTGCTCCACTGGACGTCCCGTGCGTCCTGCTCCGCCCCGACGGCCACGTCGCCTGGATCGGGGACAAGCAGCAGGACCTGGACGCGCAGCTCAACCGCTGGTTCGGCCAGCCGGTCGCCTGA
- a CDS encoding metallopeptidase TldD-related protein, with protein MTTAIQLTPQDTVEQALELAAAQGAEGCVVLVAETSSANLRWANNTLTTNGAMRGTSVTVIATVGAGEGTAVGIVSRSSVTSETLHEIVEAAVATARDAEPAEDARPLVDGTVGPGWDEEADETSVNVYEKFAPALGEVLGRAGKEGRWLYGFADHEVVTLYAGSSAGMRLRHSLPRGFVSATGKSGDLAQSAWAGAATRDFSDIDPHTLDAELTRRLGWASRTVAVDAGRHPTILPPAAVADLTTYLFWTLDGRDAADGNSPFSKPGGGSRVDDVLSKQPVNLRSDPHLPGLETFPFAVARSSGGSSSVFDNGLTLTATDWIRGGKLENLMQSRFTADLTGAPAVTPTIDNYVLSVDGATGSVDDLVAGMDHGLLLTCLWYIRVVDPQTLLVTGLTRDGVYLVENGEVTAAVNNFRFNESPIDLLDRFTTAGATVPSFSREWGDEFSRTATPPLLIPDFNMSTPSQAN; from the coding sequence GTGACGACCGCCATTCAGCTCACCCCGCAGGACACCGTCGAGCAGGCCCTGGAGCTCGCGGCCGCGCAGGGGGCCGAGGGCTGTGTCGTCCTCGTCGCCGAGACCTCCAGCGCGAACCTGCGCTGGGCCAACAACACCCTCACCACGAATGGCGCGATGCGCGGCACCAGCGTCACGGTGATCGCGACGGTCGGCGCCGGCGAGGGCACGGCGGTCGGCATCGTCAGCCGCTCGTCGGTCACCTCGGAGACGCTGCACGAGATCGTCGAGGCCGCGGTCGCGACGGCGCGCGACGCCGAGCCGGCCGAGGACGCACGCCCCCTGGTCGACGGCACCGTCGGCCCGGGCTGGGACGAGGAGGCCGACGAGACCTCCGTCAACGTGTACGAGAAGTTCGCGCCGGCGCTCGGTGAAGTGCTCGGCCGGGCGGGCAAGGAAGGCCGCTGGCTCTACGGCTTCGCCGACCACGAGGTCGTCACGCTGTACGCCGGATCGTCGGCCGGGATGCGTTTGCGGCACTCGCTCCCCCGCGGATTCGTCAGCGCGACCGGCAAGTCCGGCGATCTCGCGCAGTCCGCCTGGGCGGGTGCCGCGACCCGGGACTTCAGCGACATCGACCCACACACGCTCGACGCCGAGCTCACCCGCCGGCTCGGCTGGGCCTCGCGGACGGTCGCGGTCGACGCGGGCCGGCACCCCACGATCCTGCCGCCGGCCGCTGTGGCCGACCTGACGACGTACCTGTTCTGGACGCTCGACGGCCGTGACGCCGCGGACGGCAACAGCCCGTTCTCCAAGCCAGGCGGCGGTTCCCGCGTCGACGACGTACTGTCCAAGCAGCCAGTCAACCTCCGCTCCGACCCGCACCTGCCGGGCCTGGAGACGTTCCCGTTCGCGGTCGCGCGGTCGTCCGGTGGATCGTCCAGCGTCTTCGACAACGGCCTCACGCTGACCGCGACCGACTGGATCCGCGGCGGCAAGCTCGAGAACCTGATGCAGAGCCGCTTCACCGCGGACCTCACCGGCGCTCCCGCGGTCACGCCGACGATCGACAACTACGTCCTGTCCGTCGACGGTGCCACCGGCTCGGTCGACGACCTGGTCGCCGGCATGGACCACGGCCTGCTGCTCACCTGCCTGTGGTACATCCGCGTCGTCGACCCGCAAACCCTGCTGGTCACCGGCCTCACCCGCGACGGCGTCTACCTGGTCGAGAACGGCGAGGTCACCGCCGCGGTCAACAACTTCCGCTTCAACGAAAGCCCGATCGACCTCCTCGACCGCTTCACCACGGCCGGCGCCACCGTCCCGTCCTTCTCCCGCGAATGGGGCGACGAGTTCTCCCGCACCGCGACGCCGCCTCTCCTGATCCCCGACTTCAACATGTCCACCCCAAGCCAAGCGAACTGA